In one window of Mobiluncus massiliensis DNA:
- a CDS encoding glycosyltransferase, producing the protein MRARPDVTVVSRIFAPEPAAASFRLEALVKALLERRAAVNVLTTIPAPGTDRDARAQVETQTGVGDLLHIQRVQAKRDETGYIRGYLPYMSFDIPAFFRLLFAPSPRVYVSEPPPTTGAMLRVLAALKRRPYVYYAADIWSDAAQTSAPAWVVRALRAVERFALSGAATVIAVSDQVAARCQELGARRVAVVENGIDTEVFTAHGPAPQPVAGLSADEVAAADWLVYAGTASEWQGAEIFAQAFAEVAPKFPRARLLFLGQGSSFAAMREIAQRLEPGRILFDQVSPNQAAAWQRQARACLVSIKPGLGYDFAYPTKVLAGLACGTPVIYVGAGPAGADITENRLGLALPYDREVLKMALTSVLEGRLRTGETRKWVQEHRSLRLTGQNAARVVLARMRH; encoded by the coding sequence ATGCGCGCACGTCCTGATGTCACCGTGGTTTCCCGGATTTTTGCCCCGGAGCCGGCCGCGGCATCTTTCCGGCTCGAAGCCCTGGTGAAAGCCTTGCTAGAACGCCGGGCCGCCGTCAATGTCTTGACCACGATTCCCGCCCCTGGCACTGACCGCGACGCGCGGGCGCAAGTCGAAACCCAAACCGGCGTGGGCGACCTGCTGCACATCCAACGAGTCCAGGCCAAACGTGACGAAACCGGGTATATTCGCGGCTATCTGCCCTATATGAGCTTTGATATTCCCGCGTTTTTCCGCCTCCTGTTCGCCCCGAGCCCCAGGGTTTATGTCAGTGAGCCGCCGCCGACTACCGGGGCGATGCTGCGCGTTTTGGCAGCCCTGAAACGCCGTCCTTACGTGTATTACGCCGCCGATATTTGGTCAGATGCGGCCCAGACCAGCGCCCCGGCCTGGGTGGTGCGGGCGTTGCGGGCGGTGGAACGTTTCGCGCTGAGCGGAGCCGCCACGGTTATCGCCGTGTCTGACCAGGTGGCAGCCCGTTGTCAGGAGCTGGGAGCCCGGCGGGTGGCCGTGGTGGAAAACGGGATAGATACCGAGGTGTTTACCGCGCACGGTCCCGCCCCGCAGCCGGTGGCGGGGTTGAGCGCGGACGAGGTCGCCGCCGCGGATTGGCTGGTTTATGCCGGGACGGCTTCGGAGTGGCAGGGGGCGGAAATTTTTGCCCAGGCATTTGCCGAAGTTGCCCCAAAGTTTCCCCGCGCCCGCCTGCTGTTCCTAGGGCAGGGCAGTTCTTTCGCCGCGATGCGCGAGATTGCCCAGCGCCTGGAACCGGGGCGAATCCTGTTTGACCAGGTTAGTCCTAATCAGGCCGCGGCGTGGCAGCGTCAGGCGCGGGCTTGCCTGGTCAGTATCAAACCTGGGCTGGGCTACGATTTCGCCTACCCGACCAAGGTATTGGCGGGGCTGGCTTGCGGAACTCCGGTCATTTACGTGGGCGCGGGCCCAGCTGGCGCGGACATCACCGAAAACCGGTTAGGTTTGGCCCTGCCTTATGACCGCGAAGTCCTGAAAATGGCTCTGACCAGCGTCTTAGAGGGACGATTGCGGACCGGTGAGACGCGCAAGTGGGTACAGGAGCACCGTTCGTTGCGTTTGACCGGTCAGAACGCGGCTCGGGTCGTTTTGGCGCGGATGCGTCACTAG
- the wecB gene encoding UDP-N-acetylglucosamine 2-epimerase (non-hydrolyzing) yields MKIMSIVGARPQFVKLAPIAKACAQAEVEHLIVHTGQHYDPMLSEVFFQDLEIPRPDVHLNVGSASHGVQTGRMLAELEPVIGEAQPDWVLVYGDTNSTLAGALAAVKIHQRVAHLEAGLRSFNRDMPEEINRVLTDHAADLLLAPTQVAMCHLADEGLEGRSVLVGDVMTDVLFTIRDRVQSGQIANPLPAELGLVASEYALATIHRAENTDDPSRLEAVVAALADLPFPVVLLAHPRLRAKAEAAGVNLERGAVHLHEPLAYPQLVAAALQARHIVTDSGGLQKEAFLLRVPATTVRPQTEWVETVELGWNQLAEPSALVQAATRPLPEPTAATPYGTGTAAHEAVKILVERVAQG; encoded by the coding sequence GTGAAAATCATGTCGATTGTGGGGGCGCGCCCCCAGTTTGTGAAACTAGCGCCGATTGCGAAGGCATGCGCCCAGGCAGAGGTGGAACACCTCATTGTCCATACCGGCCAGCACTACGACCCGATGTTGTCCGAAGTGTTCTTTCAAGACCTGGAGATTCCGCGTCCCGACGTACATCTCAACGTGGGCAGCGCCAGTCACGGGGTGCAAACCGGGCGGATGCTGGCCGAGCTGGAACCGGTCATTGGTGAGGCGCAGCCGGACTGGGTGCTGGTTTATGGGGACACAAACTCGACGCTGGCCGGGGCGCTCGCGGCGGTGAAGATTCACCAGCGGGTCGCGCACTTGGAGGCTGGATTGCGTTCCTTTAACCGGGACATGCCCGAAGAAATCAACCGGGTGCTCACCGACCACGCCGCGGATTTGCTGCTGGCACCCACCCAGGTCGCGATGTGCCACCTGGCAGACGAAGGCCTGGAGGGCCGCTCGGTCCTGGTCGGAGACGTGATGACTGACGTACTGTTCACGATTCGCGACCGGGTCCAATCCGGACAGATTGCGAATCCTCTCCCCGCCGAACTCGGCTTGGTGGCTTCCGAGTACGCCCTAGCCACCATTCACCGAGCCGAAAACACCGACGATCCGAGCCGTCTCGAGGCCGTGGTGGCGGCTCTCGCGGACCTGCCGTTCCCGGTCGTGCTGCTAGCCCATCCGCGCTTGCGCGCCAAAGCGGAGGCGGCGGGCGTGAATTTGGAGCGCGGGGCCGTTCACCTGCACGAACCGCTGGCATATCCGCAGCTGGTGGCGGCGGCGCTGCAGGCTCGCCACATTGTTACGGATTCCGGCGGGCTGCAAAAGGAAGCGTTCTTGCTGCGAGTCCCGGCCACCACGGTGCGGCCCCAAACCGAGTGGGTGGAAACCGTAGAGCTGGGCTGGAACCAGCTGGCTGAGCCGTCCGCGCTGGTCCAGGCGGCGACCCGACCCCTGCCCGAACCGACCGCCGCCACCCCCTACGGAACCGGTACCGCCGCGCACGAAGCCGTAAAGATCCTGGTGGAACGCGTAGCTCAGGGATGA